A window of the Streptomyces sp. Ag109_O5-10 genome harbors these coding sequences:
- a CDS encoding polysaccharide deacetylase family protein, producing the protein MDKRRNRGRLYRSVTGAVAVSLAMGGCGAGGGTGGTARASRPAVSDGTVSTAPAVSDSAANWHKWGLTPLPAAPRPPADKPVRLSATGTVPVFTRIPTTQKVVFITVDDGQEKDPAFIRMLRDLRVPITMFLMDDAVKSDYAYFRPLQALGNHIQNHTLHHPVMSALPLARQKEEVCGDQKILTKEYGTAPLLFRPPYGAYNANTRIAVGECGPRAIVWWRESMQIRNMQYQSADRKLHPGDIILAHFRGPSELKGTTMTHMFANLLRRIHEQGFAVARLEDYIQPPNR; encoded by the coding sequence GTGGACAAGCGCAGGAACCGGGGCAGGCTGTACCGGTCGGTGACAGGGGCGGTCGCAGTGAGCCTGGCGATGGGCGGTTGCGGCGCCGGTGGCGGTACCGGTGGTACCGCCCGCGCCTCCCGGCCCGCCGTATCCGACGGCACCGTCAGTACCGCGCCCGCCGTGTCCGACTCGGCGGCGAACTGGCACAAGTGGGGCCTGACTCCGCTGCCCGCTGCCCCGCGGCCCCCGGCCGACAAGCCGGTGCGGCTCTCGGCCACCGGAACCGTTCCGGTCTTCACCCGCATACCGACCACACAGAAGGTCGTCTTCATCACCGTGGACGATGGACAGGAGAAGGACCCCGCCTTCATCCGGATGCTGCGGGACCTGAGGGTCCCGATCACGATGTTCCTGATGGACGACGCCGTCAAGTCGGACTACGCGTACTTCCGGCCGCTGCAGGCACTGGGCAACCACATCCAGAACCACACCCTGCACCACCCCGTGATGAGCGCCCTCCCCCTGGCCCGCCAGAAGGAGGAGGTGTGCGGCGACCAGAAGATCCTCACCAAGGAGTACGGCACCGCGCCGCTGCTCTTCCGGCCGCCCTACGGCGCGTACAACGCCAACACCAGGATCGCGGTCGGGGAGTGCGGACCCCGCGCGATCGTGTGGTGGCGGGAGTCCATGCAGATCCGCAATATGCAGTACCAGTCGGCAGACAGGAAGCTGCACCCCGGAGACATCATCCTGGCCCACTTCCGCGGGCCGTCCGAGCTCAAGGGCACCACGATGACGCACATGTTCGCCAACCTGCTCCGGCGCATCCATGAGCAGGGCTTCGCCGTGGCCCGCCTGGAGGACTACATCCAGCCGCCGAACAGGTGA